The following are encoded together in the Vibrio zhugei genome:
- a CDS encoding GGDEF domain-containing protein, with amino-acid sequence MQSKKQNLISKALKLSIIGYGCVLLVCSLLILSYFLELEWIYRPVANGPATHPLTTIMLLVLSLAGVLIRTSTKWAGFLLVFAGICLVTRLQQELTGNNIVDEILSLNATFSHLLNMSAPMKMGSNTTYMLSSIFIALVFMLRQRFCYLTQVIAICSIFLPLLSVIGYLYNVDNFYGQMSPTTTVLGMVLSISTICLESNKGIVHALLAPTFGARIVRWQLIIGGGIFLVGGYTITHIQEQEKAIALYVVSVCFCFILIMLVSAVSYEQYDKQRRALEEELSVSAITDKLTNVNNRMALDKDMSLLVNKRPEQKKEISVLLIDVDHFKTFNDTYGHLVGDNVLKTVAQTLKANIRNTDSVYRYGGEEFVVVLLQCELHEAAQIAEKLRKKVCEKNLSPILEVTSHTHISVSIGCSSLSQANSADEVFKLADKALYTAKENGRNQVCIGEIINKCQFGT; translated from the coding sequence ATGCAGTCCAAAAAACAGAATCTTATTAGCAAAGCGTTGAAGCTCAGTATTATTGGGTATGGTTGCGTATTGCTTGTTTGTTCTCTACTTATCCTTTCTTACTTTCTTGAGTTGGAATGGATTTATCGTCCAGTCGCTAATGGTCCCGCGACTCATCCCTTGACCACTATAATGCTACTAGTGTTGTCACTAGCTGGTGTTTTAATAAGAACATCGACTAAGTGGGCTGGATTTTTATTAGTCTTTGCTGGTATTTGTTTGGTTACACGTCTTCAGCAAGAATTGACGGGAAATAACATTGTCGATGAAATCCTTAGCCTGAATGCTACTTTTTCCCACTTACTAAACATGTCTGCACCGATGAAAATGGGTAGTAACACCACATACATGCTTAGCTCCATCTTCATTGCATTGGTTTTCATGTTAAGGCAACGGTTTTGCTACCTCACACAAGTGATAGCGATTTGCTCCATTTTTTTACCACTACTATCGGTGATCGGATACCTCTACAACGTTGATAATTTTTATGGCCAAATGTCTCCTACAACGACTGTATTAGGAATGGTGCTGAGTATTTCAACCATATGCTTAGAGTCTAACAAAGGCATTGTACACGCATTGCTTGCTCCTACTTTTGGTGCCCGTATTGTTCGTTGGCAATTGATTATAGGTGGGGGGATATTCTTAGTTGGTGGGTACACAATCACTCATATACAAGAACAAGAAAAGGCGATTGCTCTATATGTCGTTTCAGTATGTTTTTGTTTCATTCTCATTATGTTAGTAAGTGCGGTGTCATATGAGCAGTATGACAAGCAACGGAGAGCATTAGAAGAAGAGCTTTCTGTTAGCGCTATTACGGATAAGCTAACGAATGTAAATAATAGAATGGCCTTAGATAAAGATATGAGCCTTCTTGTAAACAAACGTCCAGAACAAAAAAAGGAAATTTCAGTTTTATTGATAGATGTCGATCATTTTAAGACATTTAATGACACATATGGGCATTTAGTTGGTGATAACGTGCTTAAAACGGTTGCTCAGACCTTAAAGGCTAATATACGTAATACAGATTCTGTATATCGCTACGGTGGTGAGGAGTTTGTTGTAGTGTTATTGCAGTGCGAACTACATGAAGCTGCCCAGATAGCGGAGAAGCTTAGAAAGAAAGTATGTGAAAAAAATTTAAGTCCTATCTTGGAAGTAACTTCACACACACACATTTCGGTATCAATTGGTTGTTCTAGTTTATCTCAAGCTAATAGTGCTGATGAGGTTTTCAAACTAGCTGACAAGGCTTTGTATACAGCAAAAGAAAATGGTCGCAATCAAGTCTGTATTGGAGAAATAATCAATAAATGCCAATTTGGAACGTGA